In Nitrospira sp. MA-1, one genomic interval encodes:
- a CDS encoding IS30 family transposase encodes MKRRPRIYYTEEQKALMWDRWKKGESLESIARLFDRHHPSIERILREHGGIRPPERRRSSCALTLAEREEISRGIATGCSIRSIAASLNRAPSTISREIKRNHGQGGYRASQADQAAWARAHRPKTCKLVENRALARIVARKLQLEWSPEQIAGWLKHTYPDDERYQVSHETIYRSLFIQARGALKKELMQHLRRTRMMRRSRHHTQKTEEHGRITDTVSIRERPASAADRALPGHWEGDLLFGSHNSQMATLVERHTRYLMLVKVDSKDTETVINALIKQAHKLPRELYKSLTWDRGKEMADHKRFTLATDIKVYFCDPHNPWQRGSNENTNGLLRQYFPKGMDLSRVPQAKLNAVARRLNERPRKTLNFETPAERFNPCVAATG; translated from the coding sequence ATGAAGCGGCGCCCAAGGATTTATTACACAGAAGAACAAAAGGCCTTAATGTGGGATCGCTGGAAGAAAGGTGAATCTCTGGAGTCGATTGCGCGGTTATTTGATCGGCATCATCCGTCGATTGAACGTATCCTTCGAGAGCATGGGGGGATACGCCCGCCAGAGCGTCGACGATCATCATGCGCACTAACCCTGGCGGAGCGGGAGGAAATATCACGCGGCATAGCTACAGGTTGCTCCATTCGTTCCATCGCAGCCTCCCTGAATCGTGCGCCTTCGACCATCAGTCGGGAAATCAAACGCAACCATGGGCAAGGCGGTTACCGGGCAAGTCAGGCTGATCAGGCGGCCTGGGCTCGGGCCCATCGCCCCAAAACCTGTAAACTAGTAGAGAACCGTGCACTGGCTCGAATCGTAGCCAGGAAGCTACAATTGGAGTGGTCACCCGAGCAGATTGCCGGTTGGCTTAAGCACACCTATCCGGACGATGAACGTTACCAGGTGTCCCACGAGACGATCTATAGGAGCCTATTCATCCAGGCACGTGGTGCCTTGAAGAAAGAGTTGATGCAGCATTTGAGGCGCACACGAATGATGCGTCGTTCACGCCACCACACACAAAAAACGGAGGAGCACGGCCGGATTACCGACACCGTATCGATCCGTGAGCGGCCTGCCTCTGCGGCAGACCGAGCCTTACCGGGACACTGGGAGGGTGATCTGCTATTCGGTAGTCATAACAGCCAGATGGCGACGCTGGTCGAACGTCATACACGCTACCTGATGCTGGTCAAAGTCGACAGCAAAGACACCGAGACGGTGATCAATGCCTTGATCAAGCAAGCGCATAAGTTACCTCGGGAGCTTTACAAGTCACTCACCTGGGACCGAGGCAAAGAGATGGCCGACCATAAACGCTTCACGCTGGCGACCGACATAAAGGTATACTTTTGTGATCCACACAATCCCTGGCAGCGAGGGTCCAACGAAAATACCAATGGTCTGTTAAGGCAATACTTCCCGAAAGGAATGGATCTGTCGAGAGTTCCACAAGCCAAGCTAAACGCCGTTGCACGGCGTCTCAACGAACGACCAAGAAAAACGTTAAACTTTGAAACACCTGCTGAACGATTTAACCCATGTGTTGCAGCGACCGGTTGA
- a CDS encoding class I SAM-dependent methyltransferase: MQTSTTEAHMTTDYNQIANQYKKAKEQPWWTRSVLYSMMNLIGDLADKSVVDVACGEGWLTRELRKAGASEVVGVDISEEMIELARRQEAYEPLGIEYRVEDARAPTSAQKFDISTSTCLLVYAYNHEELSMMCGGLARCIKSGGRYVTLIVNPDLYSMQANPPDYRKYGFQARLPESAYEGAPLVWTIYLDDSTIEIENYYMPMGAHESALYEAGFRDVTFHNLTIAPDPQAGEEGNYWEDILRYPPAIMIDGIKT; the protein is encoded by the coding sequence GTGCAGACATCAACGACGGAGGCGCATATGACGACGGACTACAATCAGATTGCCAATCAATACAAGAAAGCGAAAGAGCAACCGTGGTGGACCAGGAGCGTGCTGTATTCAATGATGAACTTGATCGGGGATCTTGCCGATAAATCGGTGGTCGATGTGGCTTGCGGGGAAGGATGGCTGACACGAGAGCTCCGCAAGGCCGGTGCGTCTGAGGTGGTCGGCGTCGACATTTCTGAAGAAATGATCGAGCTGGCTCGCCGGCAGGAGGCCTATGAACCGCTCGGCATTGAATATCGTGTAGAGGACGCACGAGCGCCAACCTCGGCACAAAAGTTTGATATCTCAACTTCCACTTGCTTACTCGTCTATGCGTACAATCATGAGGAACTGAGTATGATGTGTGGCGGGCTGGCGCGGTGCATCAAATCCGGCGGACGATACGTGACCTTAATCGTCAATCCGGATTTGTACTCAATGCAGGCCAACCCGCCGGACTACCGAAAATATGGTTTCCAGGCCCGGTTGCCTGAATCAGCGTATGAAGGTGCCCCGCTCGTCTGGACAATTTACTTAGACGACTCAACGATTGAGATCGAGAACTATTATATGCCGATGGGGGCTCATGAGTCGGCGCTTTACGAAGCGGGGTTTCGCGACGTCACGTTCCATAACCTGACCATTGCCCCTGATCCACAAGCGGGTGAAGAGGGAAACTATTGGGAGGATATCCTCAGGTATCCGCCAGCTATTATGATCGACGGAATTAAGACATAA
- a CDS encoding alpha/beta hydrolase: MKRVYDPTIEKVAQAFPRVDVTDVLGARKVVAEFCEALQKSTGRPRHDQIEEVEKTIPGPKGAPPLPIRLYVPKDRTEAGPAFVNFHGGAFIMGDLESEHPRCLAMTADGGAVSVGVDYRLAPEHPFPAGVEDCYAALRWVAANAEELQVDPNRIAIGGGSAGGNLSAAVALMARDRGGPKIAYQMLFYPVVDDRSETDSMKAGTDLYIWDYWNNLRMWDHYIGRDRDEVSPYAAPARADNLSGLPPAYVMTCEHDPLRDEGILYAMRLMAAGVPVELHHYPGTVHGFDFLAQSDISTLAIREGVEAFKRAMGRAS, translated from the coding sequence ATGAAGCGTGTATATGACCCAACGATTGAAAAGGTGGCACAGGCGTTCCCCCGCGTCGATGTCACAGACGTCCTGGGCGCGCGAAAGGTCGTAGCCGAATTCTGTGAGGCATTGCAGAAGTCAACGGGACGCCCCAGGCACGACCAAATTGAAGAAGTCGAAAAGACGATTCCAGGTCCCAAGGGTGCACCACCCCTGCCGATCCGCCTCTACGTTCCTAAGGATCGCACCGAGGCGGGACCGGCCTTCGTCAACTTCCATGGAGGGGCGTTCATTATGGGCGATTTGGAGAGTGAACATCCGCGTTGCCTCGCGATGACGGCCGATGGAGGAGCCGTCTCAGTAGGCGTTGATTACCGACTCGCTCCAGAGCATCCCTTCCCTGCAGGGGTGGAAGACTGCTATGCCGCTTTGAGATGGGTCGCCGCCAACGCAGAGGAACTCCAGGTTGATCCCAACCGTATCGCAATCGGAGGCGGTAGTGCAGGAGGTAATCTGTCTGCGGCTGTTGCGCTAATGGCCCGAGATCGCGGCGGGCCGAAAATTGCTTATCAGATGCTATTCTACCCGGTGGTTGACGACCGTTCTGAGACAGACTCCATGAAGGCCGGAACCGACCTGTACATCTGGGATTATTGGAACAATCTCCGCATGTGGGACCACTATATCGGGCGTGACCGCGATGAGGTGTCTCCGTATGCGGCACCGGCGCGGGCGGATAACCTCTCCGGCCTGCCGCCCGCTTACGTAATGACCTGTGAGCATGACCCTCTGCGTGACGAAGGCATCCTCTACGCGATGAGGTTGATGGCAGCCGGCGTCCCGGTGGAACTCCACCACTACCCGGGCACGGTCCACGGCTTTGACTTTCTGGCGCAGTCCGATATTTCCACGCTCGCCATAAGGGAAGGTGTCGAAGCGTTCAAGCGCGCCATGGGTAGGGCCTCATAA
- a CDS encoding MliC family protein produces the protein MSKWVAIVLFIVAAIAQSIGGLASGKAAKTLCSDSWYQFIEENVPTSDGQGHGPDIGSDEWKSVIEFKLGIRDKPDVPSRDTEAWCRHIDQMVLENRTSSKSVGNPGGAAKAQGPSFACINVIGGSIEAMICKDEELSALDRKLSDVYASASKKASNEHPSVLKTEQRGWIKGRDDCWKSGDTRGCVRDEYTRRIAELQARYRLVPHSGPISFLCGDTSANEVVAMFFQTQPPTLIAERGDSVSLMFLQPSGSGTKYHGRNETFWEHQGEALITWGFGAPSMHCKKTS, from the coding sequence ATGAGCAAGTGGGTAGCAATCGTCCTCTTCATTGTGGCAGCGATCGCCCAGTCCATTGGCGGTCTGGCGTCGGGTAAGGCGGCAAAGACGCTTTGTTCCGACTCATGGTATCAATTCATCGAGGAGAACGTTCCGACGAGCGACGGCCAAGGGCATGGCCCGGACATCGGTTCAGACGAATGGAAGTCGGTGATCGAGTTCAAGCTTGGTATTCGGGACAAGCCGGATGTTCCGAGTCGTGACACCGAAGCCTGGTGCCGACACATCGATCAAATGGTTCTGGAGAACCGCACGTCATCGAAAAGTGTTGGGAATCCCGGCGGAGCTGCCAAGGCGCAAGGCCCCTCGTTCGCTTGTATCAATGTTATTGGCGGTAGCATCGAGGCGATGATTTGCAAGGATGAGGAATTATCTGCGCTCGATCGCAAGCTGTCCGATGTCTACGCTTCTGCATCGAAAAAAGCGAGCAACGAGCATCCTTCTGTCCTCAAGACAGAGCAACGCGGGTGGATCAAAGGGCGCGACGACTGTTGGAAAAGCGGAGACACACGCGGATGTGTCCGGGATGAGTACACACGCCGCATCGCCGAACTGCAGGCCAGGTATCGGCTGGTACCCCACAGTGGGCCGATCAGTTTCCTGTGCGGGGACACCTCCGCCAATGAGGTCGTCGCCATGTTTTTCCAGACCCAGCCTCCAACGTTGATTGCCGAACGCGGGGATAGCGTCTCGCTGATGTTCTTACAGCCGAGCGGCAGTGGGACTAAGTACCACGGTCGCAACGAGACCTTTTGGGAACATCAAGGGGAAGCGTTAATTACCTGGGGTTTCGGTGCGCCGTCGATGCATTGCAAAAAGACATCGTAA
- a CDS encoding multicopper oxidase family protein: MTEDHRALSHEKNSSEESPLTRRQLLRAAVGVGGGLLASGLAACAEGPQRLSDAGSNGMGLATSTPVIDEAGLTANSSGIAHFTQPEVRRSKHGLLNTQLRVAFANNTLNGEPLPPNRSYEGGLTGPTFRIKAGDRMKVYLFNQLPQEQGECGPPNTENCPNTTNLHTHGLHISPTGNSDNVLLEIPPGNDLQFQFDIPDHHHAGTFWYHAHRHGSTASQLREGMAGALIIEGDIDQVPEIQVARDQVFLFQQLRIPFDKPENQLPTTINGLLEPVLTLQPGEVQRWRLIHAGIDELLTIELVNEEGIPQDLHVIAIDGITLGKIDTSKEVFLAPGNRADVLIKAGPKGIYRLKKKMEEVGLDGNPESEQLLANIQVMGPRINMSLPSNRELRPLAPFRPITDQELTDPPKQPELVFDIANGQFMIDGQEFDHTRVDRTMTLNGVQEWTLSSKNGSHPFHIHVNPFQVIKINGKPVDPVWRDTILVRSNPPVTVTMRTRYEVFTGKYVLHCHNLVHEDRGMMQLIEILSS; this comes from the coding sequence ATGACCGAGGACCATAGGGCATTATCACACGAAAAAAACTCCTCAGAGGAATCTCCCTTAACTCGACGTCAGTTGTTACGGGCAGCAGTCGGTGTGGGTGGTGGACTTCTGGCATCCGGTCTTGCTGCATGTGCTGAAGGGCCTCAGAGACTGTCCGATGCAGGATCGAACGGCATGGGGCTAGCCACTTCAACCCCTGTGATAGATGAAGCAGGGCTCACCGCAAATTCGTCAGGCATTGCACACTTTACACAGCCGGAAGTGCGTCGATCGAAGCACGGGCTCCTTAATACCCAATTGCGTGTGGCCTTTGCCAACAACACACTCAACGGAGAACCTCTCCCACCGAATCGATCCTATGAGGGTGGGCTCACTGGTCCGACTTTTCGAATCAAAGCCGGAGATCGCATGAAAGTCTACTTGTTCAACCAACTCCCTCAGGAACAAGGAGAATGCGGCCCACCCAACACCGAGAATTGCCCGAACACCACCAATTTACACACGCATGGGCTTCATATCTCACCGACGGGCAATAGTGACAATGTCCTGCTTGAAATTCCTCCCGGAAACGATCTTCAATTCCAGTTTGATATTCCTGACCATCATCATGCCGGAACCTTCTGGTATCACGCGCACCGGCATGGATCGACGGCATCTCAATTGCGAGAAGGCATGGCCGGCGCGTTGATTATTGAAGGCGATATTGATCAAGTGCCGGAAATCCAGGTGGCTCGCGATCAAGTGTTTCTTTTTCAGCAGCTCAGGATTCCGTTCGACAAGCCCGAAAACCAGTTGCCAACCACAATCAATGGATTATTGGAACCGGTGCTAACCCTTCAGCCGGGCGAGGTTCAACGTTGGCGATTGATCCATGCCGGCATCGATGAATTGCTCACAATCGAACTTGTGAATGAAGAAGGCATTCCTCAGGATCTCCATGTCATTGCCATTGATGGGATTACCCTAGGAAAGATCGATACGAGTAAGGAGGTTTTTCTGGCCCCCGGCAATCGCGCCGACGTGTTGATCAAAGCGGGGCCCAAAGGCATATACAGATTGAAAAAAAAGATGGAAGAAGTCGGGCTGGACGGAAATCCAGAATCCGAGCAACTCTTGGCGAACATTCAGGTAATGGGCCCACGAATCAACATGAGTCTCCCCAGCAACCGCGAGCTTCGGCCTTTGGCTCCATTTCGCCCGATTACAGACCAAGAACTCACTGACCCGCCTAAGCAGCCGGAATTGGTATTTGACATCGCCAACGGTCAGTTCATGATTGACGGGCAAGAGTTCGACCATACTCGTGTGGATCGGACCATGACACTCAATGGGGTCCAGGAGTGGACGTTATCCTCGAAGAACGGAAGCCATCCGTTTCACATTCACGTCAATCCTTTCCAAGTGATCAAAATCAACGGGAAACCAGTGGACCCGGTCTGGCGCGACACCATCCTTGTCAGAAGCAATCCCCCTGTGACGGTGACCATGCGAACCCGGTACGAGGTGTTTACCGGCAAGTATGTCTTGCATTGCCACAATCTGGTCCATGAGGATCGAGGCATGATGCAATTAATCGAAATTTTGTCCTCATGA
- a CDS encoding HEPN family nuclease — MGEPEEILDTTTIGRNDAIRFASLTLANLEFLEQAWRADHSRSDGSGIHLVTQTVNSLLGLVVFTCEKKYVRCTLSERLVDLAEKGWPSWTFTLGGAPNHTLGELIYHLRNGAAHARLAFSSDSSLPADVRITVEDALSKTSPVYWRASITAADLLKFCHLYGKHVDEVIG, encoded by the coding sequence ATGGGAGAACCGGAAGAAATACTCGATACTACAACGATTGGGCGTAACGATGCGATTCGTTTCGCGTCGCTCACTCTGGCGAACCTAGAATTCCTCGAGCAAGCCTGGCGCGCCGACCATAGTCGCAGCGACGGGTCCGGGATTCATCTTGTTACTCAGACCGTGAATTCTCTTCTCGGGCTCGTGGTGTTCACTTGTGAAAAGAAATACGTCCGGTGCACGTTGAGCGAACGGCTCGTCGATTTGGCCGAAAAGGGTTGGCCGTCATGGACTTTCACATTGGGTGGCGCCCCAAATCACACACTCGGCGAACTTATTTATCACCTCCGGAACGGCGCAGCTCATGCCAGACTAGCCTTCTCATCTGACAGCTCCCTTCCCGCTGACGTTCGGATTACGGTCGAGGATGCCTTGTCCAAGACAAGCCCGGTTTATTGGCGGGCATCGATCACCGCGGCCGATCTCTTGAAGTTCTGTCATCTTTACGGAAAGCATGTTGACGAAGTCATCGGCTAG
- a CDS encoding VOC family protein has protein sequence MIKHFDHVTIVVRNVEKAKQFFGLLGFKEDKSVVIAGPQFSNYMGVDGIEAEHITLVLPNVSPRTEVQLLNYRSPDPLPDPAIRNLTKLGFNHVCFAVDDLEAEVAKLQAHGVQLRNEVMDFHDRKLVFLSGPEGITVELAEWNQSRRKR, from the coding sequence ATGATCAAACACTTCGACCACGTCACCATTGTGGTCAGAAATGTCGAGAAGGCCAAGCAGTTTTTCGGCCTGTTGGGGTTCAAGGAAGACAAGTCCGTCGTGATCGCAGGCCCGCAGTTCTCGAACTATATGGGAGTGGACGGTATCGAGGCTGAACACATCACGCTCGTGCTCCCCAATGTCTCACCACGAACGGAGGTGCAACTACTCAACTATCGTTCCCCGGATCCTCTCCCGGACCCGGCTATTCGCAATCTCACCAAACTGGGATTCAACCACGTCTGTTTTGCCGTGGACGATCTGGAGGCCGAGGTGGCAAAACTTCAAGCCCACGGCGTTCAACTCCGGAACGAGGTCATGGACTTCCATGACCGCAAGCTGGTCTTTCTTTCCGGACCGGAGGGCATCACTGTGGAACTGGCGGAATGGAATCAAAGCCGAAGGAAACGCTGA